Sequence from the Mytilus galloprovincialis chromosome 10, xbMytGall1.hap1.1, whole genome shotgun sequence genome:
ttttactATGCCTTTTTTGTTGTGGGCTTGCTTATTCTTCATTCGCTAGAGATGTGTGGAGTGTTAAGATATCACAAAACCTTTTTTACCCTgccgcattgttgcgcctgtcccaagtcagtagcttattgctttgttagttttgtatgtgtttatttaaagttcatttatatgttttggattCTAATGTGACCTCCATTTTTATTGACCTAGTACACAATTTCCAGTTAAAGATTGTTCATAGGAATTAACCTTGGAAttcatttttaatgaaaaaaaattaaaagaaactacACTGTGTTCAAAAATCAGACAAAatctttttcacatttttttggaATGCAATGTTAAACATAATTTCTGGCTTACAATTATAGACTGGATTAGAAATTATGGCATTGTCTTGCCTTTCAGTGCATAAGAAGTAATGTCAGGTGTGTGTAAGGATTTTGTCAACAGTTAAACAGTAAATACCTCTTATACATGCAAATGTAAATGCAGAATATGGTTGAAtagaatatttgaaatattggattaatatagaaaactactatgtatgtacaaaatgtatctaaACCACtgcacaaaatataaaaatggatCAGAAGTAGATATTGTTAAAAGCAACATTTAATTATCAAAATCAATTGTGATATTAATATATTAGTATACCATTTTGACTTTATCTATCTTACAAGCTTCAAGTgttccatatttttttataatttgcgtCTAATTCTGTCGTTTTTAATTtccctccgggtgcgggatttctcgctgtgttaaagaccGATTGTTGGTCTTCTCCTGATTTGCACTTTGGTCGTATTGACGTATTATACATCAAGACTCCATTTATTTCGACGACATAAATTAAACTATTTGTCTTCAACTTTTAAATAAGCCTAATGAGAAAattaataaagttttaaaatttattaaaatagaaGTCAAAAGATGAACTTCATAACACCAGCTGATACTTATAGCTATGGGAAAATGATTATTTTAGTTTACATTATATATTGTACCATCTTATACATACCTGAAATATCAATGCACATCTGTTATCCTGGTTCTTGATTGGACCAAACAAATCTGTTATCCTCTTCAAATCGGACAGCTTTATTCCAGCAATAGGGTCTGTGAAGAGTGTATAAATATTGAAACAGGATATTATTATTAATATGCATCGCATATTAGATTCCCTATATTGAAGAGTAATATTTCAGCACTACTTCattgtttgtttcttttcaataaaaaaatatatatgaaacttCAGCGTTGTGCGTATTTATTGTATTTGTTTGCCACTTTTCATTACAATACAGTGGTTATGATATTTTTTCAAGTGAGACCATGTTGTACTAAATTACCTTTTTGGTCGATATCTAGTAACAATTTCAGAAGATTTATGGTACTTTTACTCTTCAGACCTTCTTCTGTTGGAAATGCGTCTTTCAATCTCTCCAGAAATTTTTTAAAGAACTAAAAATAGATATAGAGGCATCATGAAAATATCAACAAcattaaaattatattaattaATCATTACAAAAAATACACTTAGCATATGAAGTTATATACCACTGGGTAAACACACGGTCTCCACCTTCCTCTTGGAACATAAAGCCGACGTATCTTCAGCTTTCAAAGGAAATCTGAGCCCATAAGTGAAACACATATATCCCTATCGTATGAACCAAAGGACATGTGAAAGGAGACTTGAATAGAACAAGTGATTGCCTAAAAAAGTCCGGTACCCATTAAATAAGCCCTGGACTGTTCGATAATAATCGGACTGAGTACATGATATGAAACCTTGAGCCAATGGAAAAGTTAGAGGCTAGATCCACATCACGTATTATCCCCCCAAAAAAACCCGATATTGAAGGCCATTCAACAACGTTAACAGTAAGGCTAAAGATTATATTACTTCCAAATAATATGAAGTATAATTGAAACCAAACAATTAATTCAACATGATtgtggaaaaaagtaaaatatcaaaaacactgatctaagaggaaaatcaaatcggaaagtccctaatcacatggcaaaaccaaatgacaaaaacacataaaaaacgaatgatcaacaactgtcatattcctgacttggtacagacattttcaaatgtagaaaattgtggattaaacctggttttaaagcgctaaacctctcgctttgtacgacagtctcatcataTTCCGttttatttacaacgatgcgtgaactcaatagacataataaataaaatagtcaaaatatgggtacagcagtcaccaCCCTgttacaatttaaaaagaaacaatttaacagaacacaaaaacatctatcaaattaaaaagacATTCATTGCTTTGAGTGTCTGAcatcagaaaattaaaaattatagtcacataggaagaaattttgtaGTTCAATGATTATAcaaattaatttcagaaatagaccgaaatttaaaatagtccaatagttctatataatttataagaatccacaaatggttAATTCCACTAAACgaatgaataattttgacgtttgttgttcaacgtattttctactATAATAGAATTATAACATAAAGACATATTATAGAATAATAGCATACTGACGGGATTTTTTAAAGTACAGAATCACGTTATTGGTTAtcagaaccaaagaaacacaaaaagtcgcatatacaaaacacaccagtaaaaatgaaagataatacaaacacgttgacgggatgtataagtaccgagccacgtcaaatgggtATCTCAGAGATCAACCCACACAGTTAAAGTAATATGGAATTTCGGTtacaaatttgaaattgatccgaatgcaataaaaacaaatatttgtatccactcataaataaattgttttttgaaacCATTGAAAATGTATCTAAACAAAATCTTCGTAAAATAGTTATATATCAATGGCATAACTATACTTCTAAAGTAAcaataaagattataaaaaaagaagaaaatactgTATTGATAATaatcatgaaaataattaaattttccaCTTTATTTGACATTTATGCATACAATTGTTTCATCTATAGTTGCCTCGATGGCAATTATAAAACATctgattattaattatttttaaaatgtacaaaCCTTAACATGACAGCTTTGATGATCATTTGgtccttcattgtcaatttctctcCAGAACTGTTTTGTCGCTTCACAGTTCAGCTCTTGCATCAAAAGTTTACATGAACCACCTATGTAATTAAAAATACAGCGCTGTTATATTGGTATGGACTAATGTAAAAATAACAAACGGGGCGAAACATGTTTATTTCTGTCTATTTAAATACTAAGTGTGAACTGCTAGTATAACTGTTTGAATAAAAATACGTTTATTTCATTCcgttaaatttcattttttttctcacaaatcTATTAATTATTCACATGTCATCTTGAACtattatcatcttttttcaaATCTAGTTTTCCATAAGCATACAACTAGCAATATATCAATCAAATGAAGAACATTAAGATTCAtattttaaagtcataataaGGTGAATAGTGTTATAGAAACTTAATTCATTGTCAAATGAGTGGGTATGTGGTATGTACTAATAACGAGCTACTGTTAATACGTTAAGATTTaccttaataaaattgttttaaatataaaatgttctGGTAGTTTTAACAATTAGAGAACTAGCTGAAAGTGTCCGAAAAATGCGGTTTGAGGCAATTACAGGTCACCATAAttccttcaacaattagcaaagcccataacatatatatatttagcttTTCAGCAGCAGACAAATAACAAAAATCGAAGAATAAAAGGTATGAACTGTTTTTAATTCGGCAAGAAACTTTGTAAGTGATCAGTGATCTATACTAGTACAAAATGTCTTCCCTAGTCTCGTACTTAAAATAATTCTCAATAATACCATGATGTTATAAACTTAAAGTTAATATAATACGTACAATCTCTACTGAATGAACCACTGAATCGACTAGATCCTCTGCTTAATTCAAGTTCAGAAAAATTACTAGTCTCAGTGGACGAAGATCTGGCTAATTGTAAGTACTGTGTTTCTACCTCTTCATCATTAGAATTGCCTACAACCACAGGGTTCCCCTGATCAGACACTCCGTTTTCTGGTCTGTTAGTCAGAGGATTGGAGAAAGGTTCCGGATGAGATTGCCGTCCTATTTCGTTATGGTTATCTAAATCCATGTGTTCACATGCCGGAGATCGCCGGTAAATAATTGTACGTGAATCATTAGTTTCTGTCTGCACTGTTGCATGATTGATGTCTCTTGAACATGGTTCTCCTTTAGCAGTACAAGGACAGGCTTCTTTCTTTGGTTCTCGTGGGCTTCCCGTTGGACTTCTCCTGATCATATCACAACAAAAGCCTATGTCGTAAAAGTGTTATCGTTCAATATTCTAAAAGATGGAGGTTTccttttaatgtatatttttataagttttattgaTCGGGTTTGTATTTGGAGACTGATACGCACCATTTTGATAATAACATATGTTACACTCCCCAGGACGAAACTGATCTGAG
This genomic interval carries:
- the LOC143048731 gene encoding uncharacterized protein LOC143048731, with product MIRRSPTGSPREPKKEACPCTAKGEPCSRDINHATVQTETNDSRTIIYRRSPACEHMDLDNHNEIGRQSHPEPFSNPLTNRPENGVSDQGNPVVVGNSNDEEVETQYLQLARSSSTETSNFSELELSRGSSRFSGSFSRDCGSCKLLMQELNCEATKQFWREIDNEGPNDHQSCHVKFFKKFLERLKDAFPTEEGLKSKSTINLLKLLLDIDQKDPIAGIKLSDLKRITDLFGPIKNQDNRCALIFQLHLLIKRSLKTRDKDKRIKSSWFVGDMTREKAETCLLATDCKDKTYLVRISGTDGEDGNFALSVRHEDHCHHLKIQGDPKTALSESTYNAHLKFSGREFSSLPDVIDYVTHKQEIEIDTEEETGDCSTVMCLRVFSKSPLNGAMSGYEKTK